One Alosa alosa isolate M-15738 ecotype Scorff River chromosome 22, AALO_Geno_1.1, whole genome shotgun sequence DNA segment encodes these proteins:
- the ube2d1b gene encoding ubiquitin-conjugating enzyme E2 D1b — protein MALKRIQKELHDLQRDPPAQCSAGPVGEDMFHWQATIMGPSDSPYQGGVFFLTIHFPTDYPFKPPKVAFTTKIYHPNINSNGSICLDILRSQWSPALTVSKVLLSICSLLCDPNPDDPLVPDIAHIYKSDKEKYNRLAREWTQKYAM, from the exons ATGGCTCTAAAAAGAATACAAAAG GAGCTCCACGATCTTCAAAGGGACCCCCCTGCCCAGTGTTCGGCTGGACCTGTTGGAGAGGACA TGTTCCACTGGCAAGCTACAATCATGGGCCCT AGTGACAGTCCATACCAAGGAGGTGTCTTCTTTCTCACAATTCACTTTCCTACAGATTATCCTTTCAAACCACCAAAG GTTGCTTTCACCACAAAAATATATCACCCAAACATCAACAGTAATGGCAGTATCTGTTTGGATATCTTACGATCACAGTGGTCTCCTGCTCTAACGGTATCAAAAG TTCTGTTGTCCATATGTTCTTTGCTTTGTGACCCAAACCCTGATGATCCTTTAGTGCCAGACATTGCACACATCTACAAATCAGACAAAGAAAA ataCAACAGACTAGCAAGAGAGTGGACCCAAAAGTATGCAATgtga